A stretch of the Candidatus Jettenia sp. AMX2 genome encodes the following:
- a CDS encoding c-type cytochrome has product MVTKTLKIGLVAALGIAGVATTGELMAGMPQVIGVIQTGPEWEMLPRGEPLTVPEVHYRVKHSPFKSELVRYGQFIFNDASWGLQGEYACASCHYERGQTTGLIWDLGDEGWGSWKNTKYIRGGRYLPPFRHEGFTGHPDEIVGATSSLDRVCGRDPGFVFRSENFSPERLEAIICYIRALEFTGSPFRNPDGSLTEAQKRGEKIFNDPKVGCAECHPGDALDTRSLFSDAQTHDVGTGRVGVKGFRSTPGKVFNQAALEAGEDPYGEESDTPIIGLDLVKEFDTPTLRDIYASGTYFHDGGARTLMDTINNTVNDKDMHGRTSHLTQQEMEDLVEFMKAL; this is encoded by the coding sequence ATGGTTACGAAGACATTGAAGATAGGTTTGGTTGCAGCCCTTGGTATTGCAGGGGTAGCAACGACCGGTGAATTGATGGCGGGGATGCCACAGGTTATCGGGGTGATTCAGACGGGGCCGGAATGGGAGATGCTTCCAAGAGGTGAGCCATTAACGGTGCCTGAGGTACATTACCGGGTAAAGCATTCACCGTTTAAGAGTGAGCTGGTGAGATACGGTCAGTTTATATTCAATGATGCTTCCTGGGGTCTGCAGGGTGAGTATGCATGCGCCAGTTGTCATTATGAGAGAGGTCAGACAACGGGTTTGATCTGGGATTTAGGAGATGAAGGCTGGGGGAGCTGGAAGAACACGAAGTACATTCGTGGCGGAAGGTATCTGCCGCCGTTCAGGCATGAGGGTTTCACGGGTCATCCTGATGAGATCGTGGGAGCGACGAGTTCTCTGGACCGTGTATGCGGAAGGGATCCTGGTTTTGTGTTCAGGAGTGAGAACTTTTCACCTGAGAGGCTTGAGGCGATCATTTGCTATATCAGGGCATTGGAGTTTACGGGTAGTCCGTTCAGAAATCCGGATGGGAGTCTGACAGAGGCGCAGAAGCGTGGCGAGAAGATATTTAACGATCCGAAGGTAGGATGTGCAGAGTGTCATCCTGGTGATGCGCTGGATACGAGGTCACTGTTTAGCGATGCACAGACGCATGATGTAGGAACCGGAAGGGTAGGAGTAAAGGGGTTCCGTTCAACGCCGGGTAAGGTATTTAACCAGGCAGCGCTGGAGGCAGGGGAAGATCCTTATGGTGAAGAGAGTGATACGCCGATTATCGGGTTAGACCTGGTGAAGGAGTTTGACACGCCGACGCTGAGGGATATTTATGCATCAGGCACCTATTTTCATGATGGTGGGGCAAGGACGCTGATGGACACGATTAATAATACGGTGAATGACAAGGACATGCACGGCAGGACATCCCATCTGACACAGCAGGAGATGGAAGACCTGGTAGAGTTTATGAAGGCGCTATAG
- a CDS encoding class I fructose-bisphosphate aldolase yields MTTIDKITEILGNYAKYLLEHKCTTTIKDNLHLPGPDFVDRNFAVSNRSNRVLRNLQAVFDHGRLAGTGYLSILPVDQGIEHSAGATFALNPLYFDPENIIKLAIEGGCNAVASTLGVLGIVSRKYCHKIPFIMKINHNELLSYPNTYDQRLFADVKQAYDMGAAGIGATVYFGSAESRRQIGEVTDAFRYAHELGMFTVLWCYLRNEAFRKNTHNYEESADLTGQANHLGVTIEADIIKQKLPVNNGGYSVLKFGKTHPFVYEKLTTDHPIDLTRYQVINCYMGRVGLINSGGPSGSNDLQQAVKTAVINKRAGGMGLITGRKAFQKPMREGIEILHTVQDVCLSKEIDIA; encoded by the coding sequence ATGACAACTATAGATAAAATTACTGAAATCTTGGGAAATTATGCGAAATATCTCCTTGAACACAAATGTACTACCACTATAAAAGATAACCTGCACCTGCCTGGACCGGATTTTGTCGATAGAAATTTTGCTGTTTCCAACCGGTCAAACAGGGTCTTAAGAAATCTGCAGGCAGTTTTTGACCATGGAAGGTTGGCCGGGACAGGATATCTTTCAATACTTCCGGTAGATCAGGGTATAGAACACTCTGCAGGCGCAACTTTTGCCCTGAATCCGCTGTATTTTGATCCCGAAAATATTATAAAACTTGCCATTGAAGGCGGATGCAATGCGGTTGCCTCAACATTGGGTGTTCTGGGAATTGTTTCAAGAAAATACTGCCATAAGATTCCTTTTATCATGAAAATCAATCACAATGAACTTCTTTCCTATCCTAATACTTATGATCAGAGATTGTTTGCAGATGTTAAGCAGGCATATGATATGGGGGCGGCAGGCATTGGCGCTACGGTATATTTTGGTTCTGCGGAATCACGAAGGCAGATTGGCGAAGTTACTGACGCATTCAGATATGCGCATGAATTAGGAATGTTTACCGTACTGTGGTGTTATTTGAGAAACGAGGCCTTCAGGAAAAATACCCATAATTATGAAGAATCTGCCGACTTAACCGGTCAGGCAAACCACCTGGGGGTTACCATAGAAGCAGACATTATAAAGCAGAAATTGCCGGTAAACAATGGCGGATACAGTGTTCTGAAATTCGGTAAAACACACCCCTTTGTTTATGAAAAACTAACGACCGATCATCCTATCGATCTGACGCGATATCAGGTCATAAACTGTTATATGGGAAGGGTCGGGCTCATTAACTCCGGCGGCCCTTCGGGAAGTAACGACTTACAGCAAGCGGTGAAAACAGCCGTAATAAACAAAAGGGCCGGAGGGATGGGGCTTATTACCGGCAGAAAGGCATTCCAGAAACCGATGAGAGAGGGAATTGAAATACTCCATACCGTTCAGGATGTGTGCCTTTCAAAAGAAATCGATATCGCTTAA
- a CDS encoding 2-oxoacid:acceptor oxidoreductase subunit alpha — protein MNMNNELTIKIAGEAGQGMQTVGGALCHVFKDSGFYIFANQDYMSRIRGGNNFFQIRISNKQLYTLRQKSDIVVALDNKSVDMHRKDISKEGIVILDKKRFNITGEDSAFFDIPMYHMAKEIGGDEKFVNSVACGFLAEMTGVDFRYVDKVLRTAFSDKKKDIIEKNIEAARAGYDFSINNFKKDIFKIKKGDAKDTLLMTAIDAVGLGAIKAGCKFYSAYPMTPATNLTNIMAHYAKRFNMVVEQAEDEIAAVNMVIGASFTGVRSMTGTSGGGFALMAEGLSLAGMTETPIVIYEGQRPGPATGFPTRTEQGDLDFLISAGHGEFARLIFSPGSIEEAFYLTVKAFNMAEKYQIPVIIMSDQHLADSYRNVEIFDPDSIKVQRYIVSKEESKNVKNYKRYQITESGISPRAIPSWIEDPIYADSDEHTEEGHITEDAWIRTMMVEKRFYKKMAGLSGEIEKPKVFDVEGADCVLIGFGSTYGVLSEMKDSIPDKNIGYIHLPQVWPFPASDMIELLKGAKKIIVVENNAGAQLARLLKRETGIKATRSLLKFDGRPFNVDLLIQQIGQEI, from the coding sequence ATGAATATGAATAATGAACTCACAATAAAAATTGCAGGCGAAGCTGGTCAGGGAATGCAGACTGTTGGAGGGGCCTTATGTCATGTATTCAAAGATTCGGGATTTTATATTTTTGCCAATCAGGATTACATGTCAAGGATACGGGGAGGCAATAACTTTTTTCAAATAAGAATCTCAAATAAGCAACTCTATACACTGCGCCAGAAATCTGATATTGTAGTAGCCTTGGATAATAAAAGTGTCGATATGCACAGAAAGGATATATCAAAAGAGGGGATAGTCATTCTGGATAAAAAGAGATTTAATATTACCGGAGAAGACAGTGCATTTTTTGATATTCCGATGTACCACATGGCAAAAGAGATTGGAGGCGATGAAAAATTTGTTAATTCGGTTGCCTGTGGTTTCCTGGCAGAAATGACCGGTGTGGATTTTCGTTATGTTGATAAGGTGTTGAGAACCGCATTTTCAGATAAAAAAAAGGATATTATTGAAAAAAATATAGAAGCTGCCCGGGCCGGATATGATTTTTCAATAAATAATTTCAAGAAAGACATATTTAAAATTAAAAAAGGCGATGCAAAAGACACCCTTTTAATGACTGCTATCGATGCGGTGGGGTTAGGGGCAATTAAAGCAGGTTGCAAATTTTACTCAGCATACCCCATGACGCCAGCTACAAACCTTACGAACATTATGGCCCATTATGCAAAAAGATTTAACATGGTTGTCGAACAGGCAGAAGATGAAATTGCAGCGGTAAACATGGTAATCGGGGCATCTTTTACAGGAGTACGGTCAATGACAGGCACTTCTGGCGGTGGGTTCGCTCTTATGGCAGAAGGTTTAAGCCTCGCCGGCATGACGGAAACCCCCATTGTAATTTACGAAGGGCAGAGGCCCGGTCCCGCAACCGGCTTCCCTACCCGCACGGAACAGGGGGATCTTGATTTTCTCATTTCCGCAGGTCATGGCGAATTTGCAAGGCTTATATTCTCGCCCGGCTCAATTGAAGAGGCATTTTATTTAACCGTAAAGGCCTTTAATATGGCAGAAAAATATCAGATACCTGTCATTATTATGTCAGACCAGCATTTGGCAGATTCTTACAGGAATGTCGAAATATTTGATCCGGATAGTATAAAAGTACAGAGATATATTGTATCAAAGGAAGAGTCTAAGAATGTAAAAAATTACAAACGATATCAGATCACTGAATCAGGCATATCTCCCAGGGCAATCCCTTCCTGGATAGAAGATCCTATTTATGCAGACAGTGATGAACATACAGAAGAAGGGCATATTACGGAAGATGCTTGGATACGCACCATGATGGTTGAAAAAAGATTTTACAAAAAGATGGCAGGCCTATCGGGTGAAATAGAGAAGCCAAAAGTGTTTGATGTGGAAGGAGCCGATTGTGTCCTCATTGGTTTTGGTTCTACTTACGGGGTGTTAAGTGAAATGAAGGATTCGATTCCAGATAAGAATATAGGATATATTCATTTGCCACAGGTCTGGCCTTTCCCGGCTTCAGATATGATTGAATTGCTTAAGGGAGCGAAAAAAATTATTGTTGTGGAAAACAATGCCGGCGCCCAGCTTGCTAGGTTATTAAAACGTGAAACAGGAATAAAAGCCACCCGTTCACTCTTGAAATTCGATGGCAGACCTTTTAATGTAGACCTTCTTATCCAGCAAATTGGACAGGAGATATAA
- a CDS encoding 2-oxoacid:ferredoxin oxidoreductase subunit beta: MVEAKDIKSSDEIAWCPGCGNFGILNAVKKSVAKLGRDLKDILFVSGIGQAAKLPHYIRCNCFNGLHGRALPVAVAAKIANRKLTVVITTGDGDCYGEGGNHFIHNIRRNLDITLIVHDNQIYGLTKGQASPTTDPGYQTKFQPEGVIEEPLYPLEMAIALGAGFVARGYAGDYEHLSWLILEGIKHKGFALIDVLQPCVSFNKKNTFEWYSKSIYKVNDDGSYNPEDKMLAFQKSCEWGDRIPIGIIYQVEKKTFEEKTGLEGRIPLVDEQIENIDICGLLREDFT, encoded by the coding sequence ATGGTAGAAGCTAAGGATATTAAAAGCAGCGATGAGATAGCCTGGTGTCCCGGATGTGGGAATTTTGGCATTCTTAATGCGGTGAAAAAATCTGTTGCCAAACTCGGCAGGGATCTGAAAGATATCTTATTTGTTTCCGGGATAGGCCAGGCTGCAAAATTACCTCATTATATCAGGTGTAACTGTTTTAACGGCCTCCATGGAAGGGCTTTGCCGGTTGCCGTTGCAGCAAAAATTGCCAATCGCAAATTAACCGTTGTGATTACTACAGGAGACGGAGACTGCTATGGTGAGGGTGGAAATCATTTTATTCATAATATACGAAGAAATTTAGATATAACATTAATCGTCCATGATAACCAAATATATGGTCTTACAAAAGGACAGGCATCACCAACAACCGATCCTGGATATCAAACAAAATTCCAGCCTGAAGGGGTAATTGAAGAACCACTTTACCCCCTGGAAATGGCTATTGCGTTAGGGGCAGGATTTGTTGCAAGGGGATATGCAGGAGATTATGAGCATCTTTCCTGGCTTATCCTTGAAGGAATAAAACATAAAGGTTTTGCCTTAATAGATGTATTGCAGCCATGCGTATCATTTAATAAAAAGAATACCTTTGAATGGTATTCAAAAAGTATCTACAAAGTTAACGACGATGGGTCTTACAATCCGGAAGACAAGATGCTTGCCTTTCAGAAGTCATGTGAATGGGGAGACAGGATACCTATCGGCATAATTTACCAGGTGGAAAAGAAGACTTTTGAAGAAAAAACAGGGCTTGAAGGCAGGATTCCCCTTGTAGATGAACAAATAGAGAATATAGATATCTGCGGTTTATTACGGGAGGATTTCACATGA
- a CDS encoding type 1 glutamine amidotransferase domain-containing protein has product MKVAVLIEDHYQVLEVWYPYLRLREEGIKTVLVGTGTKKSYTSKEGYPAQEELSIKKASIDDFDGVVIPGGYAPDILRRYDEINTFVRNIYQQGKLVAAICHAGWVLVSAGVLKDKKVTCFYAIKDDIVNAGAEFIDQEVVVDGNLITSRNPYDLPAFCAQIVKFLRQ; this is encoded by the coding sequence ATGAAAGTAGCTGTACTTATCGAAGACCATTATCAGGTTTTGGAAGTATGGTACCCTTATTTACGGTTACGTGAAGAGGGTATTAAAACGGTGCTGGTTGGAACGGGTACAAAAAAATCCTATACGAGTAAGGAAGGGTATCCTGCACAGGAAGAACTTTCCATAAAAAAAGCATCAATAGACGATTTTGATGGTGTTGTTATTCCAGGAGGATATGCACCTGACATTCTGAGGCGTTACGATGAAATAAACACATTTGTGAGAAACATATACCAGCAGGGAAAGCTTGTTGCCGCAATTTGCCATGCCGGTTGGGTTCTTGTGTCAGCCGGGGTGTTAAAGGATAAAAAGGTGACATGTTTTTACGCTATAAAGGATGACATTGTAAATGCAGGCGCAGAGTTTATTGATCAGGAGGTTGTTGTTGACGGTAACCTGATTACCTCCCGTAACCCCTATGATTTGCCTGCATTCTGTGCCCAGATTGTAAAATTTTTAAGACAATAA
- the tpx gene encoding thiol peroxidase, translating to MQRNIQFKGKPLTLVGRKLKQEAKAPDFKVVSRELKDITLKDFRGKIKVITSFLSLDTPVCDLQVREFNRRASQASEDVVILGISKDLPFAQKRFCEANAIKNALILSDYHYSSFGINYGLLIKELNLLARAVVILDKNDRVRHIQVVNEATNPPDYEDVFKTLDDVIKKPELPGAEPVSLGCKPCEGGIPPLPKEKIDALLPQYQNWELAEGQKLRREFKFKNFTEAKYFFDLVSVIAEEQGHHPTLTLAYNKLKITLTTHAAGGLTENDFIMARIIEDLHGE from the coding sequence ATGCAAAGAAACATACAATTTAAGGGAAAACCCTTAACCCTCGTAGGAAGGAAACTGAAACAGGAGGCAAAGGCGCCGGATTTTAAGGTTGTGTCCCGCGAATTAAAGGATATAACGCTTAAAGATTTTAGAGGAAAAATAAAGGTCATAACCTCTTTCCTTTCCCTGGATACCCCTGTTTGCGATTTACAGGTGCGTGAATTTAACAGGAGGGCTTCTCAGGCATCGGAGGATGTGGTAATTTTAGGCATCAGCAAAGACCTGCCTTTTGCTCAGAAAAGGTTTTGTGAAGCCAACGCCATTAAAAATGCCTTAATTTTATCCGATTATCACTATTCTTCTTTTGGTATCAATTACGGACTTCTTATAAAGGAGCTTAATCTTCTTGCACGGGCTGTTGTTATCCTGGATAAAAACGACAGAGTCAGGCATATCCAGGTAGTCAATGAAGCCACCAATCCACCCGATTATGAGGATGTTTTCAAAACGTTGGACGACGTAATCAAAAAACCGGAATTACCCGGCGCGGAGCCGGTTTCACTAGGATGCAAACCTTGTGAAGGCGGCATACCGCCTTTACCGAAAGAAAAAATTGATGCATTACTCCCTCAGTATCAGAATTGGGAATTAGCTGAAGGACAAAAACTCAGGAGAGAATTTAAATTTAAGAATTTTACAGAAGCAAAGTATTTTTTCGATCTTGTCTCTGTTATTGCTGAAGAACAGGGGCACCATCCAACCCTTACGCTTGCATACAACAAATTGAAAATAACCCTTACCACGCATGCAGCAGGCGGGTTAACAGAGAATGACTTCATTATGGCAAGGATTATCGAGGATTTACACGGCGAATGA
- a CDS encoding sigma-54 dependent transcriptional regulator gives MKNTILVVDDEKLIRMSLEDRLIKEGHDVTSLSNAIEGLKALQSKNFDAVITDFRMPRMDGIDFLREIKKVSSDAVVIIMTAYGSIENAVVSMKEGAYDYVTKPFSLEELILKLQKALKHKAVVTENRMLRQQILTQYGYDNIIGKSDAMKRIFEIIGTVSNRDTTILIQGESGTGKELTASAIHYNSNRRDGPFVKLSCATLNKEILESELFGHEKGSFTGAIRMRRGRFELANGGTIFLDDIDDIPVEIQVKLLRIIQEREFERVGGEETIPVDVRFICATKKDLKKHVLEGCFREDLYYRLNVVTIHLPPLRERKADIPLLVNYFIKKYATRQRVDVHFISDEALNLLLMYNWPGNIRELENAVEHAVTFCSSHTIIPKNLPGTVSGKETASSIFPVELSTIDSLDLQETLCEAEKKLLLWAYQKTNGNQVRMSEILRIPRTTLQNKLAKYNIARLCTSASEWAH, from the coding sequence ATGAAAAACACTATACTTGTTGTCGATGATGAAAAACTTATCCGCATGTCCCTTGAGGACAGGCTGATTAAGGAGGGGCATGACGTTACCTCTTTGTCCAATGCTATTGAGGGCCTTAAAGCATTACAATCCAAAAACTTTGATGCCGTTATAACCGATTTCCGCATGCCCAGGATGGATGGTATTGATTTCCTGAGAGAAATAAAAAAAGTGTCCTCCGATGCAGTCGTTATCATTATGACTGCTTACGGTTCTATTGAGAATGCCGTTGTATCCATGAAAGAAGGGGCATATGACTATGTAACAAAGCCATTTTCACTCGAAGAACTGATTCTTAAACTTCAGAAGGCGCTCAAACATAAAGCAGTTGTCACAGAGAACCGTATGCTCAGACAGCAGATACTCACCCAGTATGGCTATGACAATATTATCGGGAAAAGCGATGCCATGAAACGGATATTTGAGATTATAGGAACCGTATCCAACAGGGATACAACAATACTTATTCAGGGGGAGAGTGGTACAGGCAAGGAACTTACAGCCAGCGCAATTCATTACAACAGCAACCGCCGTGACGGACCTTTCGTAAAACTCAGTTGTGCAACATTAAATAAAGAAATTCTGGAGAGTGAACTTTTCGGACATGAAAAGGGGTCGTTTACAGGGGCTATCAGGATGAGGCGGGGACGTTTTGAACTTGCTAACGGAGGTACGATATTTCTTGATGATATAGATGATATCCCAGTGGAGATACAGGTTAAATTACTCAGGATTATTCAGGAAAGAGAGTTTGAACGCGTAGGTGGCGAAGAGACAATCCCTGTCGATGTGCGTTTTATCTGCGCAACCAAGAAAGATCTAAAAAAGCATGTGTTGGAAGGCTGTTTTCGTGAAGATCTGTATTACCGGCTTAATGTTGTTACGATTCATCTTCCGCCTTTAAGGGAAAGAAAAGCAGACATACCACTCCTGGTAAACTACTTTATTAAAAAATATGCAACACGGCAACGTGTCGATGTCCACTTTATATCCGATGAAGCGCTTAATCTGCTCCTGATGTATAATTGGCCGGGAAACATTAGGGAACTGGAAAATGCTGTTGAACATGCCGTTACTTTTTGTTCCTCCCATACCATCATACCAAAGAACCTTCCCGGCACTGTTTCGGGAAAAGAGACGGCCTCCTCGATATTTCCTGTCGAACTCTCAACAATTGACTCTCTTGATTTACAGGAAACACTCTGCGAGGCAGAGAAAAAACTCCTCTTATGGGCTTATCAAAAGACAAACGGCAATCAGGTACGTATGTCTGAGATATTACGTATACCACGCACAACACTTCAAAATAAACTTGCTAAGTATAATATAGCAAGACTTTGTACCTCTGCCAGCGAATGGGCGCACTAA
- a CDS encoding ATP-binding protein — protein MKYNKNFFKSIKIQLICYICILTTVPLLVVCIMEYYSGKNAIEQRVIEQLTSIADLKKNELMSWLDERLIDTSVIARNKVLAAAATNLLQQRRRFENVEQFVSSETGRINYIRLLDNLHVLKQIYKHYNIISIIDGANGEIVISTYPNIIGKTIESFGDYIRILQEKDIAVKDIHFSELTGQNYMTYFCPVFMTDTMTLETSNIIVGVILLDINVKNSIEPLIRNWPGMGDTGETLLVRKDRDTIVYLNNLRHKQGSAMKLISPIYSTRDISAVLSSRGEEGIKESMDYRNIRVLSAYRHIPILNWGLVAKQDMAEAFAPVEELKIRVIVLIIICITVVITLGISLTNRITRPILQLAEGAKAIASGNLDHRISVMSENEVGLLAQEFNRMAAKLKESYSNLEQKVNERTIQLLRAERLAAVGELAADVAHEINNPLGGLQNFASMLKNEPENVPQTKKYSSLMLEGLKRVEIIVKRLLTFSRPYTLRLSESNVNTVVNTSLEFIEYRIEPGQVHIAKELNECLQPVYIDADHISQVFINIMINAIESMPNGGVLTIVTDTCKEYVDYVTVTIADTGWGISEEITDRIFEPFFSTKKDSEGGNGLGMGLAISKRIVEDHHGKISVKSKVGEGTTFKICLPSLVASLMDR, from the coding sequence GTGAAATATAATAAGAATTTCTTCAAGAGCATTAAAATACAACTCATTTGTTATATCTGCATTTTGACTACAGTACCACTCCTTGTTGTTTGTATCATGGAATACTATAGTGGAAAGAATGCAATTGAACAGCGGGTTATTGAGCAGCTTACCTCTATAGCCGACCTGAAAAAGAATGAATTAATGAGCTGGCTGGATGAAAGACTTATCGATACATCGGTAATTGCACGGAATAAAGTACTTGCCGCAGCGGCAACAAATCTTCTGCAGCAAAGGCGAAGGTTTGAGAATGTTGAACAATTCGTAAGCTCAGAAACAGGCCGGATAAACTACATAAGACTTCTGGATAACCTTCATGTCCTTAAACAGATTTACAAACATTATAATATCATCTCGATAATTGATGGTGCTAATGGGGAGATAGTTATTTCTACCTATCCGAATATTATTGGCAAGACTATAGAATCATTTGGTGATTATATTCGAATCCTTCAGGAAAAGGATATAGCAGTAAAAGACATTCATTTCTCAGAACTTACGGGACAGAATTATATGACATATTTTTGTCCTGTCTTTATGACAGATACGATGACCCTGGAAACCAGTAATATAATCGTTGGTGTTATCTTGCTGGATATCAATGTTAAAAATAGTATCGAACCGTTAATAAGGAACTGGCCGGGAATGGGTGATACGGGAGAGACACTTCTTGTACGAAAGGACAGGGATACTATTGTTTATTTAAATAACCTTCGTCATAAACAGGGATCAGCCATGAAGCTTATCAGTCCTATCTATTCTACCAGGGATATTTCCGCTGTATTAAGTTCCAGGGGAGAAGAAGGTATTAAAGAGTCAATGGACTACAGAAATATTCGTGTGCTCTCTGCCTACCGGCATATCCCGATACTTAATTGGGGACTTGTGGCAAAGCAGGATATGGCGGAGGCTTTTGCCCCTGTTGAAGAGCTGAAAATACGTGTAATTGTGCTGATCATTATCTGCATTACTGTTGTTATTACCCTTGGGATATCACTTACAAACCGGATTACAAGACCTATATTACAATTGGCAGAAGGGGCAAAGGCTATTGCCTCAGGGAATCTTGATCACCGGATATCTGTTATGTCAGAGAATGAAGTAGGCCTTCTTGCACAAGAATTTAACCGGATGGCAGCAAAACTAAAGGAATCATATTCAAACCTTGAACAGAAAGTGAATGAACGGACAATTCAATTGTTGCGTGCAGAACGCCTTGCTGCCGTAGGAGAGCTTGCGGCTGATGTTGCCCATGAAATTAATAATCCCCTGGGAGGATTACAGAATTTTGCCAGCATGCTGAAAAACGAGCCGGAAAACGTACCGCAAACAAAAAAATACTCTTCTCTTATGCTGGAAGGTCTCAAACGTGTCGAGATTATTGTAAAACGCCTTTTAACCTTTTCAAGGCCATACACCCTCCGTTTGTCTGAAAGTAATGTTAACACGGTAGTCAATACCTCTCTCGAATTTATCGAATATAGGATTGAACCGGGACAGGTACACATTGCTAAAGAACTCAACGAATGTCTTCAACCGGTGTATATAGATGCCGATCATATATCCCAGGTATTTATTAATATTATGATCAATGCGATTGAGAGCATGCCAAACGGTGGAGTCCTTACGATAGTGACCGATACTTGCAAAGAATATGTGGATTATGTTACTGTTACTATTGCCGATACCGGATGGGGTATTAGTGAAGAAATTACAGACAGGATATTTGAACCCTTCTTTAGTACAAAAAAGGATAGCGAAGGCGGAAATGGGCTTGGTATGGGACTGGCTATTTCGAAAAGGATCGTAGAAGACCACCATGGTAAAATATCTGTTAAAAGTAAGGTTGGAGAAGGAACGACTTTTAAGATATGCCTTCCTTCTCTAGTTGCCTCTCTGATGGACAGATAA